The genomic interval AGAGAACGtctcgccgcccccctcgtTCTCGCACGTCCTCTCTTCGCATGCAGAAtcagcgcgcggcttctACTCTGAGTCGGCTTCAgtgaaggcgcgcgacgagggcgaagagaagagaaatgcgccttcgccgcagcgagaTGTGCAGGAGACGTGCAAGAGTCTTCGCGTTGAGGCTGAAACCCCGCACGCCCCTCCGGCAGGTACCTCCTGCGTCAAGAGCCGTTTTTTCCCTTCCCTGCCTACCCAcgcgggcggggggagggggggggggagagctGAGGAGCTATCTATCACAGACGAACGAGGATATGAGGGTTTGTATGGTCAGGTTGGAGCCCAGACTCAGCATGCATCCGTAACTCCACGCGAAGATGCGTACGGCCAGCGCGGTTTCCGTACTGCAGAATCGAGCTTCGAATGAGGACTGTCTGTGTTGCTACACTTCTCTACACTTCTACGTAGCCAGAGTCCGTCGACTCttgcgtctgtctcttcagGCCACCTCAGTGTCGACCTTCTGGCGCCATCGCAGAACGATCAAAGCCCGAGGAGCGACGCGTTCGTGGACCGTAAGcgaccctaaaccctactTGGAAGAAAAACGTCAACAAGCTCGTTGTCGCGAATTTCGGCGTCCTGCCGCGAACTGTTCGCGAGGGCGCGTGACCCAGACGCTGCGGCCTTGTGCTCGTCGGGATTGCGTTAATCCGAAAAGTTGCGATTCTTCTCACGCGCGTGTGCCTACCTGAGACGGGGCAtctatatatagatacatatatagatatatagatgtagacacgcatgcaggcgggTGGGCGCCTCTCGAGCGTCTTCTACGCGGAGCCTTACAAGGCCGCTTCCGCGTGGATTTCGCCGCGAAGTTGCACCCGCAGAGCGTGCTGACTCTGTGCGGGATAAGACGCGATACCCAAAATCGTATAAGCACGAATGTATGTCGCTCGTTTCGCACATCACTTCCCTGGAGAGATGCATCAACTCGGTGAAAGGATCTTGGGCTGACGGTGCACGCGCGTAGCGGgttcgcgcgaggctcggcTGCAGCAACGCACGATCTCGAGATGATTCCGGCAGTTGATTTGTATCCTCCATGTTTTTCGGCGCTCGCTTCCCTTTCTCATCAGCCTACGCATGGTCGACGGAGGAGCTCTGcttgcgcctgcgcagcttcgaggagaaaggcgggaagctgccgccgcagttCGTTGAGCGCTGCCACGCCAAGTCTCTCACGGGTGAGGACAAAGGCGTGCGTATCGAGGAAGCATATTCCGTGTAGCCGTTTGAGACCGTTGAGCCTGCATGCATCCCTGTGGAAGGCGCGCAACCCCATCGAAGACGCACTCGGAATTCGCAGCAGGCAGGGCGATTCGTTGCGGTTTCTGCTCGCGCGTTGTCTGGTTTTGCCCCTTCTTACGTCTCGACTCGGCTGTTTGATTCGTTCGGCCTCTTTCGCGCGGTTTCGCCGTCGAGTGGCGGCGGGTTTGTTGCCGCATGTCCACACGATCGAGTTGCGTCTCTCAGTTCGGCGTGGGCgggcgtcttctctgcagtctctctcttccctctctctctcgccttctttctctcgttCTCTGGCTCGTTCCCTGGCTCGCTCGTTCTCTGTGGTGGGTCGGCCTCttctcggcggccgctgcagggTGTGGGTGATTCCGCCTCGCGTGTCTCGGCGCACTCGTTAGgcgtcctgcggccgcgcgactgTCTCCGTTCGCCCTCAGGAGTCGGTTTCATGGCTCTCACGCACGAGAGGCTCCGCCGTGACATGGGTCTCGCCACATTTGGCCAGCGGAGCCGCGTGCTGCTTCTCGTTAAATCGCTCAAGTGagaaacgcgagagaaaCGCAGACCACGCTAACCATGCGCAAGCGTGGGCGCGGTCAGCCGAGCCGCAATTCCCGTCTCGtggtcgcctctgcggcggcctcgctggcgcagcttGGGGCGCAGGTCTCTCCGGCGTGTTCGCTTCCAAACTCactgcttcctcgcccgcggctcgcctccggaAGAGCTCTCTGCACGATCTTCCTCATCACGGAACGCCGCTTGAGAAAGACGGTTTAACGCTGCACCGCCACGCTCTCCGCACCGAGCGTGTCGCGGCGGGGCGTGTGTCTCGCTGAAATgctcgtctctcgctctcgtttCGTGCGCGTTCCCGCGGCTGatgcgtctccgctgtggCTGTCCTCAAGGCCCCAGGCGACCTCGTATTGAGGCTGTGGCGCGTGCCAgctggctcgccgcgctcagCTTATGGGCCTGCAGCAGGGGGGGTTTGGGATTccaggcgcagaggcttAACCTCGGGGGGCTGTGTCGCTTCAGTTTTGAGCATTTGTGAACCCGCGGGAGTCCTTAttcgcgtgtctccttctcAGGATGAACTACAACAAGCATTCACGGTACGGTCTCGGTTGCAAcggccgcgcgtcgccttcgctgcttccccgctcggcgtccttctcccccggggcgtccgcggggtccttcgcctcgctgtcgccctgcgcgtgcgcgccggtcgcggctGGAGCGGCACATCTCCGTCAAgcgcctccctcttctttcgGGCGCatcgcgtctgcgtggcctttctcttcgtctccgtcgcggaGGACAGACGATGAGCAGCCAGCtcctctcgcggcctccgcgtcgggtTTTTCGCCTTCAcacgcgtctgcctcggcgaacgcggcaaaggaggcgggggaggcgccgcggctgcaggtcGAACCAGCCTTATCTGgtgcgcgcccgccctcgtTCCCGCCGAgtctggcgccgcaggcagggggggggctggaggccctccgcgcgctcgccgccgcccgacggAGCCTCAGCAGCAGCCCGAGCCGCGGGACGACTTCCAGCAGCGAATACGAAGGAACCGCACCGAACCGCGACCCCGCCCTCGGCGATGCGTGCGCAGGCAACgacagacgcggcagccaaGACGCAAGTGAGGCGTCCACGCACTCGCCAGCCTCTGCGAAGTCCCCTCATgtgggcgcaggcgcgcggcagccgagagggagaaggagggtCAGGGTGCGCCAGAAAGGAGAGGGAGGTGCGgattccgcgtcgccgtgcTTTTTGCAGCTGTCGCCATCGCCTCCATTCCTGTCAGGCGAGCCGGCggaggtcgccgcgccgccaagagacgcgccttcctcgcgtctgtccgcgtgcgcctctgccgGGCTCgccccggcgtcgccgccctgggGCGGGCACTCGACtcggggcgagggcggcgcgcggaggaaggagcCGGTGGGGCGGGAagctgcggctcgctcgaGTCTGTCCTCCGGTtcggcgccgcagtctcGACGTGCGACTCCCAAGGGCAAATGTCCGCTAtgccggcggccgctgcggccgccggcccCCGTGTCCTCTGCGGCCCCGCTGTCTGGGCTTGACAGGCGCGACGACCACGAAGACAGTCTGCTGAGCCTCGCCTACCGCGGCCTCATCTCGTTCTCATTCCTCATCCCCTTTCACCAGCTGATCTTCGCCGagccgctgcacgcgccagccgccgcggcctccgcgcagggcgtctccgcgcggtgGCGAGGCTCCTGGCTGGGCAAGCCGGTGTCTCTGAAGCTGCTGCCGTCCTTTGACTCGCCTCTCGgcgacgccctcgaggcgcgcgggcgcggcgagcgcagcgcttcctcctcctttgcgtcgtctgcctgctGGCCGCGCTCGCGTTTTCGGCAGAGCCATGAACCCGAGgcagggcgcgccgcgaggggagCGGCTGTGGATGGAGGCGGCAGGGAGGAAACGAGGGAAGACGCGGGCAGCCAGgagcgccaggcggcggTCGACACCGCGCACGCAAGTGCGCGGCGATGCaaggagaaaaagacgcgGAAGCAAAAGGAGAGGAACGGGgcaagcgacgcgcagacggaggTGCCGCTGCGGACAGAGGgggaagacgcgaagcaaGAAGCGGAGatgagcgacggcgccgccaaAATAGggaacgaaggcgaggagtcAGACGCGGCCAGCACGCCCAGGcgttcgctgtcgcctttcGCACTTCCTCAGTCCGACACTCttcccgccgcctgccgcgccactATAGAcgccctgcctctctctttgtcgtctttttttccgggttccgctccttcttcgtcttcgctcgtcgctccggcgtcgggcgcggcgatTCCAGAttttctgtcgccgcgcgagttggcggtgctgctgctgtatcgcctctcgctgctgcggcatcCGCATCTCGTCCTGGTGCTCGGCGTCTCCGAGGGCTCCTGCGTGGTGTGCGGGCAGGGGCCCGTTGTCTGGGCAGTCACGGAGTTTCTGCCGTGGcggtcgctcgccttcttcttcggcacGCCGCTTACTCGTCCCCGCcagcccgcgggcgcgcgcgaagccgcgcacgtagggcggcgccagcgggaAAGCaaacgcgaggaggaggcaacGATCGGGGGAGACGAGCGTGCCAGGGATGgagccgacgcgcgccgacgcagagccgcggaggagactcggcggcctctgaggcgcgggggcagcgcggaggacgcgggggagcgagaagaagcgagcctCGCCAGCAGTGGCTTCACCAGCATCCGAGAACTCTTGGAGACCGTggaagacgagaggcggCGTCCGATGAAAGGGAAGCGTCAGCTGTCGTGCGAAGCGGTGCACGCGCAGTCGAcaggcgcggagccgccagACACAGGCGCGCGTCACAAGCAAGGCTTTTCTCCTCATTTGCAGCCTGCACATTCTCACGCAttgtcgtcgccttcttcgggggcagggggcgaggcggacgcgcggttgtcgtccgcgtcttccgcgtcgcttgcgtctctctcgggGTCGGCTTTTccagcgctgtcgcctctc from Besnoitia besnoiti strain Bb-Ger1 chromosome XI, whole genome shotgun sequence carries:
- a CDS encoding histone lysine methyltransferase SET2 (encoded by transcript BESB_019980), with protein sequence MKPTPEGERRQSRGRRTPNECAETREAESPTPCSGRREEADPPQRTSEPGNEPENERKKARERGKRETAEKTPAHAELRDATRSCGHAATNPPPLDGETARKRPNESNSRVET
- a CDS encoding hypothetical protein (encoded by transcript BESB_019990) — its product is MNYNKHSRYGLGCNGRASPSLLPRSASFSPGASAGSFASLSPCACAPVAAGAAHLRQAPPSSFGRIASAWPFSSSPSRRTDDEQPAPLAASASGFSPSHASASANAAKEAGEAPRLQVEPALSGARPPSFPPSLAPQAGGGLEALRALAAARRSLSSSPSRGTTSSSEYEGTAPNRDPALGDACAGNDRRGSQDASEASTHSPASAKSPHVGAGARQPRGRRRVRVRQKGEGGADSASPCFLQLSPSPPFLSGEPAEVAAPPRDAPSSRLSACASAGLAPASPPWGGHSTRGEGGARRKEPVGREAAARSSLSSGSAPQSRRATPKGKCPLCRRPLRPPAPVSSAAPLSGLDRRDDHEDSLLSLAYRGLISFSFLIPFHQLIFAEPLHAPAAAASAQGVSARWRGSWLGKPVSLKLLPSFDSPLGDALEARGRGERSASSSFASSACWPRSRFRQSHEPEAGRAARGAAVDGGGREETREDAGSQERQAAVDTAHASARRCKEKKTRKQKERNGASDAQTEVPLRTEGEDAKQEAEMSDGAAKIGNEGEESDAASTPRRSLSPFALPQSDTLPAACRATIDALPLSLSSFFPGSAPSSSSLVAPASGAAIPDFLSPRELAVLLLYRLSLLRHPHLVLVLGVSEGSCVVCGQGPVVWAVTEFLPWRSLAFFFGTPLTRPRQPAGAREAAHVGRRQRESKREEEATIGGDERARDGADARRRRAAEETRRPLRRGGSAEDAGEREEASLASSGFTSIRELLETVEDERRRPMKGKRQLSCEAVHAQSTGAEPPDTGARHKQGFSPHLQPAHSHALSSPSSGAGGEADARLSSASSASLASLSGSAFPALSPLCARPLALRGSSGRVASSPSGAPPLVSSAAQERLARPVPEVFVLSDDEAESANAHHEEGRTEDFLFRHLSVPRVSDAASEAGDGESCTGSHSALRTHREATTAEGEDPWRREGDSCEPLLFSLPRPPPKITREETQAEPPDRTRLRAKSRDFERRRLREDWKKRADAAAAFRMDIHSALRLARGIALGCAYLQRKGLYHHRLHPGKILVDEALNAKLIGSDSETLRQWCVAFAAASLRGPPPACASGGDPVTAAAVGSYGGCPPLPLSSSPLPLVARPTALSAPLPWASSPQSLARLPGPIPAPLLSPALPCPPALSPRSPSLQLCLASEPVSRHSSGAPTPSSRRSRRRATAAAQTRGAGDPQRESCVAPLSRLSRLSSFEERPLRSGSEVALDVAEETLELRDGGGKEEFVAWLQRLNWASPEELLGYFPPHARGACDIHAFGVILWQMLSGLVPFQFMSPAQIIGAVGLGRDSLPDLGPQVPLSLRVLIRCCTHPDPRRRPSFHHIVSHLVSAQEEANTPAEEALIDFMNGT
- a CDS encoding hypothetical protein (encoded by transcript BESB_019970), which produces MGNKPVSPSIYDLDVPVGYALLESGDFYKGKLNEARRPCGRGILLLREGHCHVGAFRDGRRHGSGAFVEMREGGCVAVHSGTWAEDAACGCFRSFFFPQQVSVVSEWDDGRVCRVSPPRASAGVYDPRAPLFLRDETLRREEENVSPPPSFSHVLSSHAESARGFYSESASVKARDEGEEKRNAPSPQRDVQETCKSLRVEAETPHAPPAGHLSVDLLAPSQNDQSPRSDAFVDPYAWSTEELCLRLRSFEEKGGKLPPQFVERCHAKSLTGEDKGVRIEEAYSV